The Pan troglodytes isolate AG18354 chromosome 7, NHGRI_mPanTro3-v2.0_pri, whole genome shotgun sequence genome has a window encoding:
- the LOC134810812 gene encoding uncharacterized protein LOC134810812, with protein MRLWRSLRSPATTGNVANTICLTGTLSWCGRSTVDSQCFGGKRPRRIDRTSKTLCKDSECTKLQLTALSRGRETGCMLSCWEEGQEEKCLQLQEHPLEMPPVFNQVQSNCFLTPPGKTVQLGTVTAPCRVFPADVILPKVC; from the exons ATGCGTCTTTGGCGGAGCCTGAGGTCCCCTGCTACTACTGG GAACGTTGCTAACACAATCTGCCTAACTGGCACCCTTTCCTGGTGTGGGAGAAGCACAGTTGACAGCCAGTGTTTTGGTGGCAAGAG GCCAAGACGAATTGACAGAACTTCCAAAACACTTTGCAAAGACAGCGAGTGCACAAAGCTGCAGCTCACAGCCTTGTCCCGTGGCCGGGAGACAGGATGCATGCTGAGCTGCtgggaggagggacaggaggAAAAGTGCCTGCAGCTGCAGGAGCACCCACTTGAGATGCCTCCTGTGTTCAATCAAGTTCAGAGTAATTGCTTCCTCACTCCTCCTGGCAAAACTGTTCAACTTGGCACAGTGACAGCTCCTTGTAGAGTTTTTCCAGCTGATGTCATTCTTCCTAAGGTCTGCTAG